A part of Myxococcus landrumus genomic DNA contains:
- a CDS encoding radical SAM/SPASM domain-containing protein — translation MEWSPNIETLYSKIVAQVPMVFRPIVKPKLREAAEAQSRHRNESWVSEADLVAALFEITPKQFKDECVKMVKGLGLDAARYVDLNELRNQYKKSWAEFGEAFHPGNYHITLYVTDRCNEQCKHCAIDLFKRDDLPIKDWINIQDNLEGALRKQGRRGVYIYFGGEPTVRKDLKDLIVHAGKNNYFHALATNGLLFNDDYARFCADNGMSHVFVSLDSADPQKAAKIRGAKRAGDLARRAIENAQKYGMFVIVNFVVMKQNIDEMESMKTLIESWGAAPYMRAVIKTGTAAQYWKEVGLSPEEYRRFYDFKYRHAIEAVRKGLGSTLPIFDIWDWTPFMEQPRTDAERTAIEWGVGCQSCRTISGVDVNGDLFPCYYPTQLKLGSLLTQRFEDIMETQVFKDIRDRKKTSGKCTSCGNRQLCGGGCGVHSECETGDFFASVPYCWHKE, via the coding sequence ATGGAATGGTCGCCAAATATCGAGACGCTGTACTCGAAGATTGTCGCGCAGGTGCCAATGGTGTTCCGGCCCATCGTCAAGCCCAAGCTCCGTGAGGCGGCCGAGGCGCAGAGCCGCCACCGGAACGAGAGCTGGGTGAGCGAGGCGGACCTCGTCGCGGCCCTCTTCGAAATCACGCCCAAGCAGTTCAAGGACGAGTGCGTGAAGATGGTGAAGGGCCTGGGCCTGGACGCCGCCCGATACGTGGACCTCAATGAGCTCCGCAATCAGTACAAGAAGTCCTGGGCGGAGTTCGGGGAGGCCTTCCATCCCGGCAACTACCACATCACGCTGTACGTGACGGACCGCTGCAATGAGCAGTGCAAGCACTGCGCAATCGACCTGTTCAAGCGGGACGACCTGCCCATCAAGGACTGGATCAACATCCAGGACAACCTGGAGGGCGCGCTGCGCAAGCAGGGGCGGCGTGGTGTGTACATCTACTTCGGTGGCGAGCCCACCGTGCGCAAGGACCTCAAGGACCTCATCGTCCACGCGGGGAAGAACAACTACTTCCATGCCCTGGCCACCAACGGGCTGCTCTTCAACGACGACTATGCGCGGTTCTGCGCCGACAATGGCATGAGCCATGTCTTCGTCAGCCTGGACAGCGCGGACCCCCAGAAGGCGGCGAAGATTCGCGGCGCCAAGCGGGCGGGGGACCTGGCGAGGCGCGCCATCGAGAACGCGCAGAAGTACGGGATGTTCGTCATCGTCAACTTCGTCGTGATGAAGCAGAACATCGACGAGATGGAGTCGATGAAGACGCTCATCGAGAGCTGGGGTGCGGCGCCCTACATGCGCGCGGTCATCAAGACCGGCACGGCGGCGCAGTACTGGAAGGAGGTCGGCCTGAGCCCGGAGGAGTACCGGCGCTTCTACGACTTCAAGTACCGCCACGCCATCGAGGCGGTGCGCAAGGGTCTGGGCTCCACGCTGCCCATCTTCGACATCTGGGACTGGACGCCCTTCATGGAGCAGCCTCGCACCGACGCGGAGCGGACGGCCATCGAGTGGGGCGTGGGCTGCCAGTCCTGCCGCACCATCTCCGGCGTGGACGTCAACGGCGACCTCTTCCCCTGCTACTACCCCACGCAGCTCAAGCTGGGGAGCCTCCTGACACAGCGGTTCGAGGACATCATGGAGACGCAGGTGTTCAAGGACATCCGCGACCGGAAGAAGACGAGCGGCAAGTGCACCTCGTGCGGCAATCGCCAGCTCTGTGGCGGCGGCTGCGGCGTCCACTCGGAATGCGAGACGGGGGACTTCTTCGCCTCCGTCCCGTATTGCTGGCACAAGGAATAG